One region of Maylandia zebra isolate NMK-2024a linkage group LG10, Mzebra_GT3a, whole genome shotgun sequence genomic DNA includes:
- the kcnj15 gene encoding ATP-sensitive inward rectifier potassium channel 15 — MAKGNKDFQRRIVSKDGHNMVRIDNVEGMVKLYLHDIWTTVVDMKWRYKLTLFASTFVMTWFIFGVIFYFIGMGNGDFEPDLNSTHTPCLMNVETLTGAFLFSLESQTTIGYGFRYISEECPLAIFTLVAQLVITGLAEIFVTGAFLAKLARPKKRAETIKFSQVAVICKHQGKLCLMVRVANMRKSLLIQCQLTGKLLQPYATEEGEKTQVHQSSVDFNMYSGGECPFLILPLTFYHVLDQHSPLAGLTAENLKTRRFELLITLNATMESTAATCQRRTSYIPDEILWGYEFKPVLYSTPSGRFVADFNFFDKVQKSSDPDIHSDSSEKLKLEKEFREE; from the coding sequence ATGGCTAAAGGGAATAAAGATTTCCAGCGAAGGATTGTGTCCAAGGATGGGCACAACATGGTAAGGATCGATAACGTGGAGGGCATGGTCAAGCTGTACCTGCACGACATTTGGACGACTGTGGTGGACATGAAATGGCGCTACAAACTCACCTTATTTGCCTCCACCTTTGTCATGACTTGGTtcatctttggggtcatctttTACTTCATTGGAATGGGCAATGGTGACTTTGAGCCAGATTTAAATTCTACCCACACTCCATGCCTGATGAACGTGGAAACGCTCACTGGAGCCTTCCTCTTCTCTCTAGAGTCACAGACCACCATTGGTTATGGTTTTCGTTACATCTCTGAAGAATGCCCTCTGGCCATCTTTACTCTGGTGGCTCAGCTTGTCATCACTGGACTGGCTGAGATCTTCGTTACCGGTGCCTTTCTGGCCAAACTAGCTAGACCCAAGAAGCGAGCAGAGACCATCAAGTTCAGCCAGGTGGCAGTGATCTGCAAGCACCAAGGAAAGCTGTGTCTGATGGTGAGGGTGGCCAACATGAGGAAGAGCCTCCTGATCCAGTGCCAGCTAacaggaaagctcctgcaaccCTACGCGACTGAGGAGGGCGAGAAGACGCAAGTccatcagagctctgttgaTTTCAACATGTACTCCGGTGGCGAGTGCCCCTTCCTTATCCTCCCTCTCACCTTCTATCACGTCCTAGACCAGCACAGCCCGCTGGCAGGACTGACGGCAGAAAACCTCAAAACGCGTAGGTTTGAGTTGCTCATCACCCTCAATGCCACCATGGAGTCGACGGCAGCCACGTGTCAGAGACGTACCTCTTACATCCCTGACGAGATCCTGTGGGGTTATGAGTTCAAACCGGTGCTGTATAGCACCCCCAGTGGACGCTTTGTGGCAGACTTCAACTTTTTTGACAAGGTGCAAAAGAGCAGTGATCCAGACATCCACAGCGACAGTTCAGAAAAGCTGAAACTCGAGAAGGAATTCAGGGAGGAATAG